One segment of Bacillus alkalisoli DNA contains the following:
- the leuS gene encoding leucine--tRNA ligase yields the protein MSFPHQEIEKKWQHYWEENKTFKTTEEAGKEKFYALDMFPFPSGAGLHVGHPEGYTATDILSRMKRMQGFDVLHPMGWDAFGLPAEQYALDTGNDPAEFTTKNINTFRRQIKELGFSYDWDKEVATTDPDYYKWTQWIFLKLFEKGLAYVDEVPVNWCPALGTVLSNEEVIDGKSERGGHPVERRPMKQWMLKITAYADRLIDDLDDLDWPDSLKEMQRNWIGRSEGANVHFHIDGKEETFTVFTTRPDTLFGATYAVLAPEHPLVANITTADQKEAVDAYIASVQSKSDLERTELSKEKTGVFTGAYAVNPANGEKLPIWIADYVLISYGTGAIMAVPAHDERDYEFATKFELPIIEVVAGGDVTKEAYTGDGEHVNSDFLNGVGKEEAITNMIQWLEANGKGEKKISFRLRDWLFSRQRYWGEPIPVIHWEDGTVTAIPEDELPLLLPKTKNIRPSGTGESPLAAMEEWVNVVDPVTGKKGRRETNTMPNWAGSCWYYLRYIDPNNSEMLADPEKLKKWLPVDIYIGGAEHAVLHLLYARFWHKFLYDIGVVPTKEPFQKLFNQGMILGENNEKMSKSKGNVVNPDDIVESHGADTLRLYEMFMGPLEASIAWSTNGLDGSRRFLDRVWRLFVDENGKLSSKVVEHTEEDALEKTYHATVKKVTEDYEGLRFNTAISQMMVFINEAYKVDVIPKEYVEGFVKLLSPICPHVTEELWEKLGNEGTVTYEEWPAYDESKLVEDEVEIVVQVNGKLKAKLHVPADATREKMEEIALNDDTIREQIEGKTVRKIIAVPGKLVNIVAN from the coding sequence ATGTCATTTCCACATCAGGAAATAGAGAAAAAGTGGCAACATTATTGGGAAGAAAACAAAACATTTAAAACAACAGAAGAAGCAGGAAAAGAAAAGTTCTACGCGTTAGACATGTTCCCGTTCCCTTCAGGAGCAGGTTTACACGTAGGACACCCTGAAGGTTATACAGCGACAGATATTTTATCACGTATGAAGCGTATGCAAGGTTTTGATGTGCTTCACCCAATGGGCTGGGATGCCTTCGGTTTACCTGCAGAACAATATGCGCTAGATACAGGGAACGATCCAGCTGAATTTACGACAAAAAACATCAATACATTTAGAAGACAGATTAAAGAATTAGGCTTTTCTTATGACTGGGATAAAGAAGTAGCAACAACAGATCCTGATTATTATAAATGGACTCAATGGATTTTCTTAAAGCTTTTTGAAAAAGGATTAGCTTATGTAGATGAAGTACCAGTTAACTGGTGTCCTGCACTAGGAACCGTATTATCAAATGAAGAAGTTATTGATGGAAAAAGTGAACGCGGTGGCCATCCTGTTGAACGTAGACCAATGAAACAATGGATGTTAAAAATAACTGCCTACGCAGATCGTCTAATTGATGATTTAGATGACCTTGATTGGCCAGATAGCTTAAAAGAAATGCAACGTAACTGGATTGGTCGATCAGAAGGTGCGAACGTTCACTTCCATATTGACGGCAAAGAAGAAACGTTTACAGTGTTTACAACGCGCCCAGATACACTATTTGGTGCAACCTATGCTGTATTAGCTCCAGAACATCCACTAGTTGCTAACATTACTACTGCTGACCAAAAAGAGGCGGTGGATGCATATATTGCGAGTGTTCAGAGTAAGAGTGACTTAGAGCGTACAGAACTTTCAAAAGAAAAAACGGGAGTATTCACTGGTGCATACGCTGTTAACCCTGCAAATGGCGAAAAGCTTCCGATTTGGATTGCTGATTATGTTCTTATTTCTTACGGAACAGGTGCTATTATGGCAGTCCCTGCACACGATGAAAGAGATTATGAATTTGCAACAAAATTTGAACTGCCGATTATCGAAGTTGTTGCAGGCGGCGATGTAACAAAGGAAGCATACACTGGTGATGGAGAGCACGTAAATTCAGACTTCTTAAATGGCGTTGGTAAAGAAGAAGCAATTACTAACATGATTCAATGGTTAGAAGCAAACGGCAAAGGTGAAAAGAAAATCTCTTTCCGCTTACGCGACTGGTTATTTAGCCGTCAACGTTATTGGGGTGAACCAATCCCAGTTATCCATTGGGAAGATGGCACTGTGACTGCTATACCGGAAGATGAGTTACCACTTCTTTTACCTAAGACAAAAAACATCCGCCCATCTGGGACTGGTGAATCTCCATTAGCTGCAATGGAAGAGTGGGTAAATGTTGTAGATCCAGTTACAGGTAAAAAAGGGCGCCGTGAAACGAATACGATGCCTAACTGGGCAGGTAGCTGTTGGTACTATTTACGTTACATTGATCCAAACAACAGTGAAATGTTAGCAGATCCAGAAAAACTGAAAAAATGGCTACCTGTTGATATATATATCGGTGGAGCCGAACATGCAGTACTTCACTTACTATACGCTCGTTTCTGGCATAAATTTTTATACGATATCGGTGTTGTACCAACAAAAGAGCCATTCCAAAAGCTTTTCAACCAAGGGATGATTCTTGGAGAAAACAACGAGAAAATGAGTAAGTCAAAAGGAAATGTTGTAAATCCTGACGATATCGTTGAAAGTCACGGTGCAGACACACTTCGTCTTTATGAAATGTTCATGGGGCCGCTTGAAGCATCGATCGCATGGTCCACTAACGGACTAGATGGTTCTCGTCGTTTCTTAGATAGAGTATGGCGCCTATTCGTAGATGAAAACGGTAAATTAAGTAGTAAAGTAGTAGAGCATACAGAAGAAGATGCGTTAGAGAAAACATACCATGCGACAGTGAAGAAAGTAACGGAAGATTACGAAGGTCTTCGTTTCAATACAGCTATCTCGCAAATGATGGTGTTTATCAATGAAGCATATAAGGTAGATGTTATACCTAAAGAGTATGTAGAAGGATTTGTTAAACTTCTATCCCCAATTTGTCCACACGTTACGGAAGAACTTTGGGAGAAGCTTGGGAATGAAGGAACAGTTACTTATGAAGAGTGGCCAGCTTATGACGAATCCAAACTTGTTGAAGACGAAGTAGAAATTGTTGTACAGGTTAACGGAAAACTAAAAGCTAAACTTCACGTTCCAGCAGACGCGACTCGTGAAAAGATGGAAGAAATTGCACTAAACGATGATACAATTCGTGAGCAAATCGAAGGGAAAACAGTAAGGAAAATAATTGCTGTTCCTGGCAAGCTTGTAAAT